From the Daucus carota subsp. sativus chromosome 8, DH1 v3.0, whole genome shotgun sequence genome, one window contains:
- the LOC108199539 gene encoding probable ascorbate-specific transmembrane electron transporter 1, whose protein sequence is MAAKSSSSFRLSATPVTVFAHLLVIAVTTLVLVWLLHFREGLAFESRIKDKIFNLHPLFMAIGFVLVAGEAIMSYKTVTAARETQKIVHLILHTIALVSGIIGIYAVFKFHNELSIPNMYTLHSWIGMSTFCLFGLQFLFAFFSFVFPGADSGARSRMAPYHVFFGIVIFLMAIISAETGLTERFIFLGLRRSQEALIMNFTGLLILLFGIAVGFSVILPRR, encoded by the exons ATGGCAGCCAAAAGTAGTTCGAGTTTCCGTCTGTCTGCAACACCAGTCACTGTTTTTGCTCATTTGCTTGTCATTGCAGTGACTACACTTGTACTTGTTTGGCTGCTACACTTCCGCGAAGGCCTTGCATTTGAATCCAGGATTAAGGACaagatttttaat CTGCATCCACTTTTTATGGCTATCGGATTCGTTTTGGTAGCCGGAGAAG CAATCATGTCTTACAAGACGGTCACTGCAGCAAGAGAGACGCAGAAAATAGTTCACTTGATCTTGCATACCATCGCGCTAGTATCAGGAATCATTGGAATTTACGCAGTTTTCAAGTTTCATAACGAGCTTTCGATCCCAAACATGTATACTCTACATTCCTGGATTGGCATGTCAACCTTCTGCTTATTCGGCTTGCAG TTCCTGTTCGCCTTTTTCTCGTTCGTGTTCCCGGGTGCAGATTCAGGAGCAAGGTCAAGAATGGCGCCATATCACGTGTTCTTTGGCATAGTCATTTTCTTGATGGCGATAATATCTGCAGAAACTGGCCTGACGGAGAGATTCATCTTCTTAGGCCTACGTCGCAGCCAAGAAGCGTTGATAATGAACTTTACTGGATTGCTGATTCTATTATTTGGAATTGCAGTAGGCTTTTCTGTTATTCTTCCAAGACGTTAA
- the LOC108199538 gene encoding histidine kinase 4 yields the protein MGMKMQGHHMVAVRLNDPFGTKRKYTFVNRVWLPKILFLWIMIMVFASRVIYDRMDAENKERRKEVLVSMCDQRARMLQDQFNVSVNHVHALAVLVSTFHYYKFPSAIDQETFAEYTARTAFERPLLSGVAYAQRVVNSEREDFEKQHGWTIRTMEREPSPYRDEYAPVIFSQETVSYIESLDMMSGEEDRENILRARSTGKAVLTSPFRLLGSHHLGVVLTFPVYKFKLAPNPSVEQRIEATAGYLGGAFDVESLVENLLGQLSGNQAIVVNVYDITNPSDPLIMYGREHQDFDISLERVSMLDFGDPFRRHQMICRYLQKAPTAWTAITTASLIFVIGLLVGYMIYGAALHIVKVEDDFHQMQKLKVRAEAADVAKSQFLATVSHEIRTPMNGILGMLALLLDTDLSSTQRDYGQTAQACGKALITLINEVLDRAKIEAGKLELEVVPFDLRSILDDVLSLFSEKSRHKGVELAVFVSDKVPKVVVGDPRRFHQVITNLVGNSIKFTEKGHILVQVHLADHAQVVLGASSDATFNGWSKGAALSSVGSQFRTLSGHEAADNKNSWDTLQKLTADEFLSNTSNNVTGPDESFQNVTLMVSVEDTGIGIPLRAQERVFMPFMQADSSTSRNYGGTGIGLSISKCLVELMGGQINFNSSPQIGSTFSFTAVFKRCHKIATGDLKKSLAGDLSVAFVGLKAILVDERPIRAAITKYHLKRLGILVESVDNIRLAATISGKNVSQPDMILVEKDSWLSTEDGGSNLRLSECKQDGQKNLSKMILLATNITSSESDKAKAAGFADTVIMKPLRASMVAACLQQVFGTGKKPQLKGMINGSILRSLLCGKKILVVDDNRVNRRVAAGALKKFGADIECAESGKDALALLQIPHSFDACFMDIQMPEMDGFEATRRIRMLESKANTQINNGYVISKSAQTTEWHLPILAMTADVFHATHEECLKCGMDGYVSKPFEEENIYQAVAKFFKPKPVSSP from the exons ATGGGCATGAAGATGCAAGGCCATCATATGGTGGCTGTGAGGTTGAATGATCCATTTGGGACCAAAAGAAAGTACACATTTGTCAACAGAGTATGGCTGCCCAAGATATTATTTCTCTGGATTATGATTATGGTTTTCGCTAGTAGAGTAATATATGATAGGATGGATGCTgaaaacaaagaaagaaggaaagAAGTTCTTGTGAGCATGTGTGATCAAAGGGCTAGAATGCTGCAAGATCAATTCAATGTCAGTGTTAATCATGTTCATGCACTGGCAGTGTTGGTATCAACTTTTCACTACTATAAATTTCCGTCCGCGATTGATCAG GAAACTTTTGCCGAATACACGGCTAGGACAGCGTTTGAAAGGCCATTGTTGAGTGGTGTTGCATATGCACAAAGGGTTGTGAATTCAGAACGGGAGGACTTTGAGAAGCAACATGGATGGACAATAAGGACAATGGAGAGAGAGCCTTCACCATATCGGGATGAGTATGCCCCTGTGATATTCTCTCAAGAAACAGTCTCCTATATTGAATCACTTGATATGATGTCAGGAGAG GAGGACCGCGAAAACATATTGAGGGCTAGGTCTACTGGGAAAGCAGTTCTTACAAGTCCATTTCGGTTGTTGGGTTCTCATCATCTTGGGGTTGTGTTAACCTTCCCTGTATACAAATTCAAGCTTGCTCCAAATCCTTCAGTGGAACAACGCATCGAAGCAACAGCAgg ATACCTTGGTGGAGCTTTTGATGTTGAGTCACTGGTTGAAAATTTACTAGGCCAACTTTCTGGGAATCAAGCAATTGTCGTTAATGTATATGACATTACTAATCCTTCTGACCCCCTTATTATGTATGGACGTGAACATCAAGATTTTGACATTTCCCTTGAGCGTGTAAGCATGCTTGATTTTGGAGATCCGTTCCGGAGACACCAAATGATATGCCG ATATCTTCAGAAGGCTCCAACAGCATGGACAGCAATCACTACTGCATCCCTAATCTTTGTAATTGGCTTACTTGTTGGCTATATGATATATGGTGCAGCGCTTCACATTGTGAAAGTTGAGGATGATTTTCACCAAATGCAGAAACTAAAAGTGCGTGCAGAAGCCGCTGATGTTGCCAAATCCCAG TTCCTAGCTACTGTTTCACATGAAATCAGAACTCCAATGAATGGCATCCTTG GGATGCTTGCATTGCTCCTTGATACAGATTTGAGCTCAACACAAAGGGATTATGGTCAAACAGCTCAGGCATGTGGGAAGGCACTGATAACTTTGATAAATGAAGTCCTTGACAGGGCAAAAATTGAAGCTGGAAAGTTAGAGCTGGAAGTAGTCCCATTTGACCTTCGATCCATACTAGATGATGTGCTCTCTTTATTCTCTGAAAAATCTAGGCACAAAGGTGTTGAG CTAGCTGTGTTTGTATCTGATAAAGTTCCCAAAGTAGTTGTGGGAGATCCAAGAAGATTCCACCAGGTGATCACAAATCTTGTGGGAAATTCTATCAAG TTCACAGAAAAAGGACATATATTAGTCCAAGTTCACCTTGCTGACCATGCACAAGTTGTCTTGGGGGCAAGTTCTGACGCCACCTTCAATGGATGGTCCAAAGGTGCAGCTTTATCAAGCGTTGGTAGCCAATTTAGAACTTTGAGTGGTCATGAAGCTGCTGATAATAAGAATAGTTGGGATACACTTCAAAAATTGACTGCTGATGAATTTCTGTCTAATACTTCCAACAATGTCACTGGTCCTGACGAATCATTTCAAAATGTCACATTGATGGTATCTGTTGAGGATACAGGGATAGGGATTCCGTTACGTGCACAAGAGAGGGTGTTCATGCCATTTATGCAGGCAGACAGTTCAACTTCTCGAAATTATGGGGGAACTGGTATTGGATTGAGTATTAGCAAGTGCCTAGTTGAGTTGATGGGTGGTCAGATAAACTTTAATAGTAGTCCACAAATTGGAAGTACATTTTCATTTACTGCCGTCTTTAAAAGGTGCCACAAAATTGCAACTGGTGATTTAAAAAAGTCTCTGGCAGGTGATCTCTCTGTGGCATTTGTAGGACTGAAAGCAATTTTAGTTGATGAGAGACCAATTAGAGCTGCTATaacaaaatatcatttaaaaaggCTTGGTATTCTTGTGGAAAGTGTCGATAACATCCGGTTAGCAGCTACAATATCTGGGAAAAATGTTTCACAACCAGACATGATTCTGGTTGAGAAGGATTCCTGGTTATCTACTGAAGATGGTGGGTCAAATCTACGATTATCAGAATGCAAGCAAGATGGACAGAAGAACTTATCAAAGATGATCCTTCTTGCAACTAATATCACCAGCTCCGAGTCTGACAAAGCAAAGGCAGCAGGTTTTGCAGATACTGTGATAATGAAGCCCTTGAGGGCAAGCATGGTGGCAGCCTGTCTTCAGCAGGTGTTTGGAACAGGAAAAAAACCACAATTGAAAGGAATGATTAATGGATCCATCCTTCGAAGTTTGCTTTGCGGCAAGAAGATACTGGTAGTTGATGACAACAGGGTGAACCGCAGGGTTGCTGCAGGTGCACTGAAGAAGTTTGGTGCTGATATCGAGTGTGCTGAGAGTGGTAAAGATGCACTTGCATTGCTTCAGATTCCACACAGTTTTGATGCATGTTTCATGGACATTCAAATGCCTGAAATGGACGG TTTTGAGGCAACACGCCGTATAAGGATGTTGGAGAGCAAAGCAAATACGCAGATAAACAACGGTTATGTCATCAGTAAATCTGCACAAACTACCGAATGGCATTTACCCATTTTAGCCATGACGGCTGATGTTTTCCATGCCACACATGAAGAATGCCTGAAATGCGGAATGGATGGTTACGTTTCAAAACCATTTGAAGAAGAGAACATCTATCAGGCTGTCGCTAAATTCTTCAAACCTAAACCAGTATCCAGTCCATAG